In Mesorhizobium sp., one DNA window encodes the following:
- the bmt gene encoding betaine--homocysteine S-methyltransferase produces MSNPIDALLAERGVLLADGATGTNLFEMGLAAGEAPELLNAADPDKIVALHQGFIDAGADIILTNSFGGTRHRLKLHNAQDRVHELNKAAAEIARGVADSAGRTVIVAGSVGPTGELLEPLGAMTYAQAVEAFVEQIEGLKAGGADVAWIETMSAPDEIRAAAEAAIRVGLPYTYTASFDTAGRSMMGLHPKDIHDVAAGLAQSPVAVGANCGVGASDILSSLLDMTAAAPEATVVVKGNCGIPEFRGAEIYYSGTPELMGDYARLAVDAGAKIIGGCCGTSFVHLRAMRDAIDGHVKSVRPSVADVITRIGPMRNKPANESGSGGERRERRRGRG; encoded by the coding sequence CTGCTCGCCGACGGCGCCACGGGAACGAACTTGTTCGAGATGGGTCTGGCGGCCGGCGAAGCGCCGGAACTGTTGAACGCGGCCGATCCGGACAAGATCGTCGCCCTGCATCAGGGCTTCATCGATGCCGGCGCCGACATCATCCTCACCAATTCCTTCGGTGGCACTCGCCATCGCCTCAAACTCCATAACGCGCAGGATCGCGTGCACGAGCTCAACAAGGCCGCCGCCGAGATCGCCCGCGGCGTCGCCGACAGCGCCGGCCGCACGGTGATCGTCGCGGGTTCGGTCGGCCCGACCGGCGAACTGCTCGAGCCGCTCGGCGCCATGACCTATGCGCAAGCCGTCGAGGCTTTTGTCGAGCAAATCGAGGGGCTGAAGGCCGGTGGCGCCGATGTTGCCTGGATCGAGACCATGTCGGCGCCGGACGAGATCCGCGCGGCGGCGGAAGCGGCCATCCGCGTCGGCCTGCCCTACACCTACACGGCTTCCTTCGACACCGCCGGCCGATCGATGATGGGCCTGCATCCGAAGGACATCCACGACGTGGCCGCCGGCTTGGCGCAATCGCCGGTGGCCGTCGGCGCCAATTGCGGCGTCGGCGCCTCGGATATTCTCTCCTCTCTGCTCGACATGACCGCCGCCGCGCCCGAGGCGACCGTCGTGGTCAAGGGCAATTGCGGCATTCCCGAATTCCGGGGCGCCGAAATCTACTATTCCGGCACGCCCGAACTGATGGGCGACTACGCCCGCCTCGCCGTCGACGCCGGCGCGAAGATCATCGGCGGCTGCTGCGGCACATCCTTCGTGCATCTCAGAGCGATGCGCGATGCCATCGACGGGCATGTGAAGTCGGTCCGCCCGAGCGTGGCGGACGTCATCACCCGCATCGGCCCGATGCGCAACAAGCCGGCCAATGAGAGCGGCTCCGGCGGCGAACGCCGCGAGCGCCGCCGCGGGCGGGGATGA